One window from the genome of Roseofilum reptotaenium CS-1145 encodes:
- a CDS encoding PEP-CTERM sorting domain-containing protein, producing the protein MKNQLVASIAVLPLTVAGVMATSSAANAFSSTQFSGGFGIDGLTSVTLTKDALDFNNEPFTPVALTTQEGVFAPFQTAQIQEVVSFSGDIYENPFLDFGTKTPFEVAMGDVGEITDGANVFILENAEYDIKQSGANIAIDVALFGTFDIGGETTKGAGNLTFQQNNMTVDEAWAILNSGGSIDDMALSGAVFTAVPEPATLLGLGLVGAALVGTRRRQNG; encoded by the coding sequence ATGAAAAACCAACTCGTTGCTTCTATCGCTGTTCTTCCCTTAACCGTTGCTGGTGTTATGGCTACTTCCAGTGCTGCCAATGCTTTCAGCTCTACTCAATTCAGCGGTGGTTTTGGTATCGACGGTCTAACGAGTGTTACCTTAACTAAAGATGCACTAGACTTTAATAATGAACCCTTCACTCCTGTGGCTCTGACAACTCAGGAAGGTGTTTTTGCTCCATTCCAAACTGCACAAATCCAGGAAGTCGTTAGCTTTAGTGGTGATATCTATGAAAATCCTTTCCTAGATTTCGGGACGAAAACTCCTTTTGAGGTGGCCATGGGTGATGTTGGGGAAATTACTGACGGAGCTAACGTCTTCATCTTAGAGAATGCTGAATATGATATTAAGCAAAGTGGTGCTAATATCGCTATTGATGTAGCACTTTTTGGCACCTTTGACATTGGTGGGGAAACAACGAAGGGGGCAGGTAACCTGACTTTCCAACAGAACAATATGACAGTTGATGAGGCTTGGGCTATTCTCAATTCTGGTGGTTCAATTGATGATATGGCTCTAAGTGGTGCTGTATTTACTGCTGTACCTGAACCTGCAACTCTCCTGGGTCTTGGTCTAGTTGGTGCAGCCTTAGTTGGTACTCGTCGTCGCCAAAATGGATAA